Below is a genomic region from Oncorhynchus gorbuscha isolate QuinsamMale2020 ecotype Even-year unplaced genomic scaffold, OgorEven_v1.0 Un_scaffold_5245, whole genome shotgun sequence.
GGTCAGTACACAGCTCAGTGTATAGTGACTGATACCAGGTCAGTACACAGCTCAGTGTATAGTGACTGATACCAGGTCAGTACACAGCTCAGTGTATAGTGACTGATACCAGGTCACTACACAGCTCAGTGTATATTGACTGATACCAGGTCACTACACAGCTCAGTGTATATTGACTGTAGGGCAGGATGAGACCAGGTCACTATACAATATAAACCCTGCTTGGTTGGATACAGAAGAATTGGAGGAACAAGTACTTTTTTATTTAAAAGAATTGCTCTGCCCTCCCTGACCTTTCCCCCACTGACTCCTGTGTGACCTTTGCCTCCTGCGTGACCCCAGGGTATGATGGAGCAGTCTAAGAGGGCCAGTCTGTCAGTGGCTCGCAGCATCCTCAATCACAAAATCATCGGAAAGAAGCTGGAGAGTTACCTCAAGGTACACAAACGCCCATCTcacacagaaccccccccccccacctcagaAACACTGACTCTCTGTGCCTCAatgcactcattcactcactcacaatctctctctgaccctgcccttcctctctcctctctgcagggtGAGAACCCCTTCCTCGGTAACCAGGACGACCAAGACCCAGAGGACTCGATGAATATGGAGGTGTCAGAGGCTGAGCTGACCAATGAGAGCCTGGCGGAGACCACCAAGGAAGAGGCGGGGCCAGAGACAACGCAGGAGGCCACCGGGGctgatggggtagaggaggagaagatggaggaggaggggggagtggcggtagcagatggaggggaggaagaggcgCAATTAGAGAagccagtgggaggagagggggggacacGCAGGGTGAGGGGGACACGCAGGGTGAGGGGGACACGCAGGGTGAGGGGGACACGCAGGGTGGgggggaggctgagggagagCTGGAGCAggtaggagaggaagaggaggaagggtttGAAGTAGGAGATGAgtttggagaggaggatgagggagtggaAGGAGagctgggagaggaagag
It encodes:
- the LOC124029014 gene encoding A-kinase anchor protein 8-like, encoding MEHFMKKVEAAHCAACDLFIPMQFYVIQKHLKSPDHNFNRKGMMEQSKRASLSVARSILNHKIIGKKLESYLKGENPFLGNQDDQDPEDSMNMEVSEAELTNESLAETTKEEAGPETTQEATGADGVEEEKMEEEGGVAVADGGEEEAQLEKPVGGEGGTRRVRGTRRVRGTRRVRGTRRVGGRLRESWSR